TAGTATACTTATCTATTCGATAAACTCTATCTCCCCTTTCTGGTCTCAGGCCCCTAATTCTTTGGTGCATCTGGGACAAAAACTCAGTGACCAGTAATACTGCATATTCCCATATTGATTTCATAACAGACATGGAATCAGCAGTTatgttccttctttcatttctaattttgataatttttgttcCCTTTTACCTTCATTAGTCCATCCAGATGTTTAGCAATTTTAGATCTTTCTAAAATTTGATGCCACTGATTTTCTCCATTGTTAATTTGCTTTCTACTTCATTTtctatgactcttgatctttgtATCATCCCTTTTGGGAGGTCAAATCTTATCAGATTTGATAAGACTTTGTCCAttatttactcaaatattttatgCTTCCCCCTCTTCTAGGACTTGTTGTAAGACATAATGTTTAGAAGTTGGGTGAGCAGGAGGAGTTCAAAGAAAAACTCCTAGTTCCCTGACACACATTCTTAACTGAGAGGGGAATGAGCCAACTTGCCGTTAGAGTAATTTGAGGTCAACAAATAGTTTCTGACCTAAGGGAATTTCTGTGGGTGTAGAGAGTTGAGGTCCATGGAAATTAAGTTAGAAAGCAAACATAATGACAATGAAAGTTTTTGCTTCTACATTTGGTGTTATTGTGtgccattatttttaaagaaaaacagtgaattttgtgtttttatgttttcttagtGAACTTCCCAGGAAGTATAGTATACATGCTCaaacttaaaaagtatttaaagatgATGATGAAGTGGATCAAACAAAGGATTGCTGAACTGCTGTGTGTTGGGCTGGTTGATGAACTTTAATCacaattttccctttatttctggACTATTTAACTCACAATAATTTCTCAGTATTTGCTATAAATCAGTTTGAGTGTCATGCTtataattacatgaaaatatctaagaatgaataatattttaagcATATGATATTAGGACTGTAAAATAATAAGATCAGCTTTGTGGAAATATCAAATCTTTTCTATTATGTAAACACAGTGAAGAAGAGCTAGTTCTAACATAAAGaagataaatacacacataatAAACCTCATGCTAAAATCTTCCAAAGAACTTAATGTTGGAACCattattctctttgtctctttttctttgttggttttattCTATGTTAttgtcatattctatctcttaaGCTTTCTGTTTCCCTTATATACTCAAACACACTTTTCAGGTTGAATAGATTTGTGAAGAATTTGTTTGCCTCCAGTGAGTTTATTGCCTGGAGAAAAGTTgagattttgaaaaggaaatgtaaactTTTTCAGTCCAGCTTGACGGGtctattatatttcaaatttagaagaaatgattCATAAGTTCCTCAGATTGATGGGACTAGCCTACCTGTTTAGCAGAAACTCAGCTTCAGGGCATCAATTTGGTAGTGGGATTTTTCTCAGTGCAGGTAACATAGATGTTTCCATTCATAGATAAATTTTGTTATGATAACAATAGGCACAACATACTACTCTTCCTATGGTACTGCCAcctcataaaataagtaacaTGTATTGAGCGCTTATTACACACTAAGCAATGTTGTAACCATTTtcatgtgttaactcatttaattctcacataaGCAATATGAAGTAAATAACATACACATACCTATTTTGTACATGAAAAAAGTGAAGTGCCTGAAGGGTAAGCAGCTTGTCCAAAGTTACACAGTAAGTGAAGGTATTCAGGTTTCAACTCAGACTCTTGTGCTCTAAAGTTCTGTTGGTAATGAAACATAATGGTTAGTTTTATCCTCCCTGAATATGTGCCACTATTAAAGCTTTAGTGGCTGCCTGAATTAATTGCAGCAGTATTTCTGTGGATAACCTTTGCTCTTTCAGGTTACTGCtatgtaacatatataaattttaaggcattttcagtagaaatattaattaatatcAGTGATAGTACTTAAAATTTCAGGCAATATTTCTGATTATTGATCTAAATGCAGTGCAATATTAAGCttcaattggatttttttaagtttttatttaaattctacttagttaacatatagtgtaatatgtGTATTATAAACCAATATACTATATAAACcaatatagtgtaatattggtttcaggagtagaatttagtgattcatcacttacatataacatccagtgccctcctaatccccatcacccagttagcctATCCTCTGACCACCtgccttccagcaaccctcagtttgttctctatagttaagagtcacttatggtttgcctccccctctttttttttctccccttcccctatattcatctgttttgtttcttacattccataaatgaatgaaatcatatgatatttgtctttttctgactgacttatttcacttaacgtaatactctgtagctccagccacattgttgcaaatggcaatatttcattctttttgatggctgagtaatattccattatatagtgGAATAGATACATAgctatatatcacctcttctttatccattcatcagttgagggatttttgggctctttccataatttggctattgttgataatgctgctataaatatcagagtgtatgtatcccttcaaatcagtatttttgtatctgttgggtaaatacctagtggtacAATggttgggttgtagggtagctctattcttaactttttgaggaacctccatactgttttccagagtggctgccccagtttgcattcccaccaacattataagaggtttcccctttctccacaacctcaccaacatctgttgtttcctgtgttaattttagccattctgacaggtgtgaggtgatatctcattgtggtttggacttgtatttccctgactgatgagtgatattgagcatctttttatgtgtctgttagctatctgtatgtcttctttggaaaaatgtctattcatgtgttCTATCCATTCcctaactgggttatttgttttttgggtgttgagtttgatcaattctttatagattttggacactaagcctttatcagatatgtcatttacaaatatcttctcccattgtgaaggttgcattttacttttgttcattgtttccttcactgcacagaagctttctatcttgatgatgtcccaaaagttcatttttgcttttgtttcccttgcttctggcagcatgtctagtaagaagttgctacaactgatgtcaaaaaggttactacctgtgttctcctctatgattttgatggtttcccacttcacatttaggtctttgatccattttgaatttatttttgtatacagtgtaagaaagtggtccagtttcattcttttgcatgtagctgtcccgttttcccaacaccactaattggaaagactgtcttttttcactggatattctttcctgctttgtggaagattagttgaccatataggtgtgggtctacttctgttttttttgtattgttccattcatctatgtgtctgtttttttgtgcAAGTAGcatactgtcttaatgactacagctttgtaatatagcttgaaaccaggaattgtgatgcctccagctttgcttttctttttcaggattactttggctattcggggtcttttgtggttccatacacattttaggattgttttagctctatgaaaaatgctggtggtattttgatggggattgcattaaatgtgtagattgctttggtagtatggacattttaacaatatttgttcttccaattcatgaacatcagatgtttgtgtcatcttaaatttctttcataaatgttctatagttttcagagtacagatcttttacctttttggtcctagatatcttatggttttgggtgtaattataaatgggattgattccttgattcctcattctgctgcttcattattggtgtgtagaaatgcaatagatttctgtacattgattttgtatcctgtgactctGCTGAATGCATGTATAAattccagcattttttttaagtcttctgtgttttctacatagagtatcatgtcctctgcaaatcatgaaagtttgacttcttccttgctgatttggatgccttttatttcattttgttgtctgtttgctgaagctaggacttctagtactgttgAATAACAattgtgagagtggacatccctgtcttgttcctgactttttagaggaaaagctcttagtttttacCTATTGAGGGGATATTAGCTATgagtctttcatatatggcctttatgatgttgaaatatgttccctccatccctacttgttgagggtttttatcaagaatagatgctgtatttgtcaaatatttttctgcatctgttgaaaggatcatatcttttcttttattaatgtggtgtatcacactgattggtTTGTgtatattgaaccacccttgcagcccaggaataaatcccacttgattgtggtgaatgattcttttatttttttaagattttatttctttatttgacagagagagagacagcgagagagggaacacaagcagggggagtgggagagggagaagcaggcttcctgtggagcagggagcctgatgcggggctcgatcccaggaccctgggatcatgacctgagccgaagacagacacttaatgactgagtcacccaggcgtccatgctgaatgattcttttaatgtactttggatttcatttgctagtatcttgttgagaatttttgcatccatgatcctcagggatattggcctataattctcctttttagtggcatttttgtctggttttgtaatgcaggtaatgctggctttgtagaatgaattcagaagttttccttccatctttattttttggaacagtttgagaagaataaggtattaactcttctttaaatatttggtagaagtgccctgggaaaccatctggccctggacttttgtttgttgggagttttattagtgattcaatttctttgctggttatggttCTGATCaaattttctatatcttcctatttaagttttggtagtttatgtgtttctaggaagttatccattttcttccagattgcctaatttgtttgcgtattaatattctcttataattgcttgtatgtctgcggtgttggttgtgatccctcctcttttatttgtgattttatttatttgggtcctttctcttttctttttgataagtctggctaggggcttatcaattttattaattctttcaaagaaccagctcctagtttcattgatctgttctactgtttttgtttgtttgtttgttgtttgtatatcatttacttctgctctaatctttattatttcccttctgctggctttaggctctatttgctgttccttttctagctcctttaggtataagtttaatttgtatatttgagacttttcttgcttcttgaggtaggcctgcatTTCAGTATACTTCCCTCTTAATGACCACTTTtgatgcatcccaaagattttggactatcctgtttttatttatttttttattttgtctttaatttcatggttgacccattcattctttagtaggatgttctttaatctccatgcATTTGTGGCCTTTCCAAAGTTTTTCTTGTGGCTGACTTCAAGTTTCACAGTATTATAGTCTGAAAATaagcatggtatgatctcaatctttttgtacttgttgaggtctgatttgtgacccagtttgtgatctattctggaggatgttcagTGTGCaatggagaagaatgtgtattctgctgctttaggatgagatgctctgaatatatctgttaagtacATATGGTCCAGTATGTATTTCAAAGCCctagtttccttgttgattttctgcttagatgatctgtccatggCTGTAAGtcgggtgttaaagtcctctactattattgtgttgttatcaatgaatttctttatgtttctttatatatgatttatatatctGGGTGCTCCCAATTGGgggtcataaatatttacaattgttagatcttctttttgggtagacccctttattatgatatagtgcccttcttcgtctttgttacagtcttttgtttaaaatctactttgtctgatataagtatgactactctggctttcttttggtgtccattggcatgataaatgcttttccatcccttcactttcaatatgtaggtgtctttaggtctaaaatgagtcttttataggcagcatatagatgggtcttgtttttttttttttatttgttagttgTTTATTTATCAAGACAAACTATTCCATAAGCCAGTATTCGTGTTTCATAGTTCAGAACACAGGTCAGTGACAGACTTCAATGGAACTCAACCCAAAGAAATTCTTTACATTACCAAATCATTTTGCACTCTGAAAGATACCagccttcttcatctcctcaAAATCTTTCATGGAATCATAATTTCTGTAGAAATCTGCATATGCCTTCTTTCTTGGTTCGGCCACAGCAAACTTATAGAAAGCTGCAACACCCAGGGATACAGCGAACGCTCCAACAATATGAAATCGCAGACGCTTGGCCAGAAGGTCTCGCATCTGAGGTTTCGTCAAAGCACTGGAAGTCATGGTAGTTATTCTCCTCAACACCAAcctcccttgttttttttttttttttttaatccattctgatacttatgtcttttgattggagcatttcgtccatttacattcagagtgattactgatagttatgaatttagtgccattgtattacttgtgGTCATtatatccagttttttttttttttgatcttgattatagtgtttttttttttatttcagcctgactactttttaggtcttttatctctgtggtaagggactccctggtgtcttctgTGCTTTCTCAAGCCCTGCTAGTCACCTTATGATTGTTATTATAAAATCTGGTTCAGACAaattgcttatatctgttttgattagatccctggcaatgacttgttgttgttctttctttgtgggtgaattcctccatcttggcattttgtctaggtctctgtcttctgtgtgttagTAAAGCCGATTATGTTTCCTTCTCGtgagagtaatggctatattaagaagagCTCCTACACTGTCCAGGgactggcacttcaggaagtgtctctggtgtatgccatgtgcactctgctgttgtgttttggatgctctttcccacaggtcagtcttctacagagttcctccttgcCTGCAATGGAGAGTGTTTGGATCTTGTTCAGTGTGTAGCGAATTTTAACTAGATGTGTTTTAGTCTGCTTGTTAAAGAgaggctaggaaaaaaaaaaagaagaagggattTGGCTTATTAACCTGTATTTTGGTAGATTTTTCTAGAAGTACCACTGAGAAACCCAGAATCACCATCCACAACCCAAATCAATTACCACAGTTGCTGTAATAGACTGGAGATGATGATAACCATCTCCTTGGTTGAACTGTAATTTTTAACACCAGGAAAGCATACAAAAAAAGCACGGAGATGACGAAGAAATAAATGTTACTCAAATTGGAtttatgtgaattaaaaaaaaaaaaaagagagagagagaggctagatcctatttcccctaaAGCTTAAGCATTGCAGCATTCTATGGTCACTAGACTTTGTGCATGAGGAGGGTTGGGCTGGTCTTTTTGGGGAAGGGCCTGCTGCCACTCTGACTCTCAGGCACACTTGCCCTAGTTCAGAAGCACCTGCAGAGTGCAGGGAgtcagggcttggtgtaagcactGTGGGGTGCTGTGCTGCTCACTGAGGGCCATCAGTGCAGATGGGCCAGGGAAAAATGGTGTCAGCTCGCTCTCTCACTGGCGAGGGAAGTTTGCACTCTCCCCTGTTCTGGAAGCCTTCACAGATGAGTGAACAATCTCTCCTCATTAgtcccaggcatccctcagagcCCTGCTTTCACCCTGTCCTGTGTCTGCGCCGTCTGCCTGCCTGCTTGCCGGCACAGTGCTCtagtgttttatctcaggcatgccAGCTGGGttttaaaactctaaattttAGGGACCCCACATGGACcatgctgatcctctgggggagggtcttgccaCTTTATGGCTGGTTCTGGTTTATCCCAGAAAGCCAGCTGTAGGAATGCACAGGGTCTTGGAGTTTATGGTAACGCACAGCAAAAAGTCAGTGTCTaggttagctgccctcagcaggcATGTCTGCTTATATGCTAATGAACGGGGCAGCTCAATGGCACCTGCCAActcttttgtccctggagaggtaGGGCCATCTCTCCCACATGCACTcaaagaaaggggaactctctctCCCAGTGCAACCCAGGTGATCCTCACACCACACTGTCtgctcccagcctctgccctccttctccagaGGAGCACCTCTATGCCTGCCAGCCTCCACCCAGTGATAGCAcggacttctaaaacttcagtctTTGAGCTCCGTTGCTTGTAAGAACTTGCAATAATcagcctttctctttttcccctgtccatggttttggggaagtgtttttcttgtgcaatgcCCTGTGctctgttcactctctctctttctctcctctctccctatcAGAGTTCCCTCTCCTCTAAGCATCAGtgattcttttcttctccaaatcaTGTCTTCACATCTTCTTCCTTCCACGATGTCGTCTCTTCTCCCTCTAGCTGTGCAGTTTGTTTTCTCAGTCTTCAGATCAATTTCCTGGATGTTCagaattatttgatatttatctagctgtgttctaGGCATGAGGCAAATATAAGGTtctcctactactctgccatcttaactccgcAGCTTCACGGGGATTATTTGAACCAGTGATATCTGACTTCTTGCCCAAATGCACATGAATAAGTATATTTAAGATTTAGTTTGTTGATGATATATGTTTTATAAGGAAGCACtatcttatttataatagccaaataaCTGATATTCTGTGGTTCATTAGTAAATGATTCATTTTAAACACAATCCACTTGCTTTTCCCATTAAATGGCTGCAATAAGCAAGTTGGGCATATCACTTTATACCATATCTTCATGTATTAACTTTGATATCTCACACAAGGATCATGAAGTATTTGCCTTAAGTGGGGGACATAAAATCAATGGTttacctcatttaaaaattatttaggcacacccttttaaattttatatatttaggagaATTAGATCCCAAAGTAGCAATAGTCAAATGTCTGTTCTTAAATACCTGAGCCATGATGAGTATGATACTCAAATGGTCTACAGAGACtaagtaataaaaagaatgacTTAACTGGTAAGGATCATCATGATGTCCCAAGTACTGTATTATAATTGAGTTTACTAAGGTCTTAATAGATTTTTATAATGAtcttaaaatgaacaaacaaaatgggAAGGCAATTTAGATCTGTTAAACATCTTGTCTACTTTATCCTCAATAGAATGTTAGTAGTTCTCTCTGATTTTCTAAACCTAAGCAGCTAACAGACTCAGAGCCTCTTGAGCGCTAAACCATAGCTAAGAAATACGTACTTAggttttttctcctctcccttccaaaAGGGACTTCCAGTTCATTATCGTGATGAATAAATGCTGTGGAAAGGGAAATAGCCACAGTTTTCAAGAATTACTGATACTATCTCTGAAGTGATACTACCATTTGGACCCCAATTACCACTGTGTTTTGAAAACAAGAAGACTAGAATCACTATATGCATGCGTGAAGACCCTTTAGTGCCCTCACCTCAGATTGTAACTTTTACTGAAATACTGATTCTCATCAAGATCTACCTATATGCCCTTCATGCTATAAATGGTAGTTTGGATCATTTGTGTGTGGATCTTTTCGGgagaaaaaaaagacctataaaatagtttattcaatcaactttaaaaggaaatatgttcagataaaatatgaaaggataagagagaaatagacaaccagaaaagatttaaaaaataaatattaaaatatattattttgctcACTCactataaatttaaataacttgggCAAATTGGAAAATTTCCTGGGAAACCATGATTTACCAAAAATTTAACAGAAGAAATGGACTGGGTgagatttatgtaaaaaaattagagaaagttGTGCAAGAGAttccctaaaaaaaataataaaattcataaaccaTAAACCATTTCATAGAAGGATTCTCCTTACTGAGAGCTCATTGAAATGTTATTTAAACTATTagaaacagtgaaagaaaaattcaCTCAGATTTTTAAAGCAACTACCTTTttgaaaccaaaacaaatattacccaaataaatacaattataatcTTGGTTATGAATATTGTAGTGACCTCTCAAAAGATATTTCTACCCCACAACTGTGTATGTGACCTCATTTAGAAAGAGGGcctttgtgggcacctgggtggttcagttggttaagtgtctgcctttggctcaggtcatgatcctagggttcttgGGATGCAGtaccatgtcaggctccttgcttagtggggagcctacatgttctccctttgcctctccctgtgctcctgctctctctctctctttaaaataaataaataaaaccttaaaagaaaaaaaaagaaagaggacctTTGCAGGTGTAATTCATTAAAGGATAGTGATATGAAATCATCTTGGATTACTTCAGTGATTCCTAAATGCTTATGAGAGAAAGGACGAGAAATATTTGAGACATAGAGGAGAAGACCATGGTAAAACAGATATAGAGATTATAGTATGCAGCCAGAAGCCAAGGAGTGCCTCCAGCCACCAGAAGAAGAGGCAAGGACTGGAATCTCTTCTAGAATTTCTGGAGGGAGTGTGGCCGAGCCAATATCTTGATTTCAGACATTTAGCCTCCTGAACAGTGAAAGATTACATTTCTGTTAAGCCATTCAGTTTGTGGTAATATGCTATGAATGTTGACATAAGTATTTTAACTAAAGTATTAACAGCAGAATTTATCACttgattaaaaagataattcatcATAGCCAAATAGTATTTGTTATATAAATGCAAAGAtggtaaaatattagaaaatgtatttatatagtcattattttcatattttaaggaaaacatataataaaaataatacaaaaaaagaataatacaaagaaacATGTACATAATACCTAGCTGTATTCAAAGTAATTTACAGGTTACATAATCATTGTTATGATTATTATCTTATGAGGTAggtttatattatttctattttataataggaaactgaaagaaatataaagtaaagCAAGGTTTAATTTCACAATGATTGTGTAGCCAATAGATGGTGAAGTTGAGTTTTGAATCTAACATGGCTGGCTCCAAAGTCCCTGTATTATAACGCTATGGAATTATCATCTCCAGGGATACTGAAATGGGATTTGACCGAATTCAATAATCAATCTTGCTTAAAACACTTGATTTATCATGATTAAATACatagttacttaatttttttaagtgaacgaaattttcattttaatactgATATTCAACTTACAGATATACATTATGATAATTTTATAGCATTTCAttacttattattttagaaagatttataaataatacatttcattttctttaacactttttttcttttgatgggcttttttaaaaattttattatgttatgttaatcaccatacattacatcattagtttttgatgtagtgttccatgattcattgtttgcatataacacccagtgctccagtcaatacatgtcctctttaatatccatcaccaggctaacccatccccccaccccctcccctctagaaccctcagtttgtttctcagagtccatagtctctcatggttcatctccccctccaattccccccccttcatttttcccttcctactctcttcttttttttaacatttaatgtattatttgtttcagaggtacagtcttacacaattcacagtgctcaccatagcacataccctccccaatgtctatcacccagccacccatccttcccacccaacaaaaccaaaagacaactgacagaatgggagaagatatttgcaaatgacatttcaggtaaaggactagtatccaaaatctctaaagaacttatcaaactcaacacccaaagaacaaataatccaatcaagaaatgggcagaagacatgaacagacatttttccaaagaagacatccaaatgaccaacagacacatgaaaaagtgctcaacatcgctcggcatcagggaaatccaaatcaaaacctcaatgagataccacctcacaccagtcacaatggttaaaattaacaagtcaggaaatgacagatgttggcagggatgcagagaaaggggaaccttgcTACACATAGTTACTTAATTTGAGAAAAGATATCAACTTCAATCCCCAAAGCAGGATAATCCTGAAAATGGAAGTGCCAAAGTCATTCCTATTATAAGTAGGAGTAAACAAGCATACCCACTATTCCTGATATTAACATAGTATTGTTATACTGGatgcacacacataaaaataaggcaagataaagatatgtaaaatataaaaattttctgatatctatatatatcagaaatatatataattatgtttctGCTTAATTCCCACTTTTACTCTCTCCCTTACCAATAAAACCAGTGCAAGAACATTGCTCACTGCAGAGTGTCTGCACTGTTGTCATTACAAGAATAAGATGAGCCATGAACACAGTTTTAGAGCTTAAGTA
The sequence above is a segment of the Zalophus californianus isolate mZalCal1 chromosome 2, mZalCal1.pri.v2, whole genome shotgun sequence genome. Coding sequences within it:
- the LOC118356769 gene encoding cytochrome c oxidase subunit 6C-like, producing the protein MTSSALTKPQMRDLLAKRLRFHIVGAFAVSLGVAAFYKFAVAEPRKKAYADFYRNYDSMKDFEEMKKAGIFQSAK